The following is a genomic window from Desulfosoma caldarium.
TGCAGCATCGGCTTAGAAAAATTTCTAAGCATTGGACGGGAAGACGAAAGCGAGCCGACGAGATAAGGGGGCTAAAAACGATCCATTCATGGCCATGAACCTTTCACACCTGCGCCATTCCGACTCCCTGGATAAGGCCGCCACGGTGGCCCTTTACATCTTTGCCTTTACGGCGTTGCTGAGCACCACCGCGGCCACGGCGGCCTTATGGACCCTTGTGGCGCTCTATCTTGTGAAAGCCCCTTCCAACGGTTTTCATCGAGCGCGCTGGCTTTTTCTCCCATGGGCTTCGCTCCTCGGCTACCTCGTGTGCCGAACCGCCGTGGCGGCATGGCAAAAACCGGAATGGGCCGCATATCATGTGGACGGATTCTGGGGATGGGCCAGGCTTCTGCTGTTTCCCGTGGTGGCCTGGTGGTGTCGAGGGGATGAAAACCTGTGCCGCCGCTTGCTGGCCGTCGGCTTGGCGGGATTTGTTGTGGGCATCTTGCGGGTCGCGGACCTGCACACCTTGGAAAGCGCCTACCAGGGCATGCGCACCGGGTTTCACTTGCGCATCCTGGCCTTTGGACTCTACGCGGGGACCTTTCTCTGGGCGGTGGTGTGCTTTGCGCCGTCATTTTTTCAAGCACGCCGTTTTCGCGGGCTCTGGACCGCCCTGTGGGCCGCACTCCTCGGAATTCTCGGGCAATCACTTTTCTTTACCCAATCACGAGGTGTCTTTTTGGCCTTTGGCGCCACGGCGCTCATCGTGACGGCCATCCTGTTCCTGACAAGCATTGGGAATGACTCGCAGAAGCCGCCCAAATCCCTCAAGAAAGGCCTTCTCGTATTTTGGATGCTCCTCGTCGCCATCACGGTGGTGAATCGGCCTCTGCTGGAAAAAAGATGGATCGAGGAAAAGAACACCTTGCTGCAATTAAGGTCGTTTGATTTCTCTCGGCCGGCCCAGGATTCGGCGGGCTACCGTGCCCACCTCTATCGGTTCGCGTGGGAAGGCCTTCTCGAAAGACCGCTATGGGGCGGCGGGCCGGCCACATCCAAGCGGTTTATTCAGGAAAGCGGCCGAGAAACCCTCAAAGCCCCCAACTGGAAAGGTGAAATGCAATGGTGGGATCACCTGCACAGCACGCACCTGGAAGTGCTTTTTCATTTCGGCATTCTGGGCGGCCTGCTCTGGCTCTGGTTGTATGGATCCCTTTTCTTGAGCGTCCGGCGCCCATGGCGAAAAGGGGCCTTGAGCACGCCCATGGGGCTCTTTTCATTGGCTTCCCTCATCTACCTTTTTCTTTGGGCCCTATTTGACTTTCGAAGTCTGCATCCCGATTGGCGATTCTTCTGGAACTTTCTTGCAGGGCTCATTGCGGCAAAACCCCTTTGGATGCATGGGCCTCACGCTGAGAAGGAATCGAGCCCATGACCATGAACCCTTCAAGCCGGCCTCCGCGCATCGCCGTGGTGACCTTTTCGGCCGGAGACGGCGGCAACGACAAGATGCTGGTTCATTTGGCGCAAGGCTTAAGTGAACAGGGCTGCGCCGTGGATTTCATTACCCGAACGATGACGGCTCCGTACCTGGACCGGTTGCCTATGCAGGTGCGGCGCCTGGTCATCCATGAGGCATCCCATCGAGATCGAACGAGAAGCCTTGGCCGGTATGTGGCCGAAAATGCTCCGGATGTGGTTCTTTCCGGAAAACGAAGCGACCGAGAAGTCCTGGAGGCTGTGCGGCTGGTCAAGACGAACACTCGGGTCTTCATTCGTGTTGGAATAAACCTTTCGGCTCGATACGACCACCGTTCAAAACTCATCGGCTGGTGGCACCTGCGGCCTCTTCGCCGTCTTCTTCCGCAGGCCGACGGCATCCTTGCCGTCTCTCGAGGTGTGGCCCAGGATCTCCTTCGACTTTTCAAGATCCCTTCAGAAAAGATCCATGTGGTGCCCAATCCCGTGGTCACTCCGAAAATGCTCTCAGAAATGCCGCCCGTGCCTTCGCACCGCTTTTATGCGTCATCTCCAGAGGTTCCCGTTGTGGTGGGCATGGGAGGACTTCGCAAAGCCAAAGATTTTCCCACGCTTCTTAAAGCCTTTGCCATCGTGGTGCAAACAAGACCGGCTCGGCTTCTTATTCTTGGTCGAGGTCACCTGAGGGATAAACTGATGGCCTTGGCGCGATCCCTGAACATTGCACCATGGACGGATTTTCCCGGTTTCGTGGAAAGCCCTTACAGCTATCTCGCCCATGCACAACTTTTTGTTCTGTCGTCTCTATGGGAAGGCTCACCCAATGTGCTGATCGAAGCCTTGGCCATGGGCACTCCCGTGGTGGCCACCGATTGCCCCAGCGGCCCTCGCGAAATTTTGCAAGACGGCCGCTACGGCCGCCTTGTACCCTGTGGAAACCCTCACGCTATGGCCCAGGCCATGCTGAAGTCTCTGGAAAACCCGCCCCAGCCGTCTTTTCTTAAAGAAGCCGTCACCCGCTATACCTTTGCCGCAAGCACTCATGAATATCTCAGAGCCTTTGGGCTCCTAGCAAAGGTACCGGCCAAGAGGCCATGCGCGACGCAGGACAGCTCGGGAATATTGGAGCGAAACCCGTGAAGGCAAAACCGTCCCCATGGCGGCTTGCCCTCTTTTTGGCCACATCAGGTCACAGCGGTGTGGACCGCATCATGAAGAATTTTATCGCCGAACTGGCCAAGCGGCCTGTCACCGTGGATCTGCTTCACGTGCAGGGCCATGGGCCATACCTGGAGGCCGTTCCTGCAAACGTGCGGGTGGTGGCCCTGGGAACCCGCCATGTTCAATCGAGTCTCCTGAAGCTGGTCCATTATTTACGCTCC
Proteins encoded in this region:
- a CDS encoding O-antigen ligase family protein gives rise to the protein MAMNLSHLRHSDSLDKAATVALYIFAFTALLSTTAATAALWTLVALYLVKAPSNGFHRARWLFLPWASLLGYLVCRTAVAAWQKPEWAAYHVDGFWGWARLLLFPVVAWWCRGDENLCRRLLAVGLAGFVVGILRVADLHTLESAYQGMRTGFHLRILAFGLYAGTFLWAVVCFAPSFFQARRFRGLWTALWAALLGILGQSLFFTQSRGVFLAFGATALIVTAILFLTSIGNDSQKPPKSLKKGLLVFWMLLVAITVVNRPLLEKRWIEEKNTLLQLRSFDFSRPAQDSAGYRAHLYRFAWEGLLERPLWGGGPATSKRFIQESGRETLKAPNWKGEMQWWDHLHSTHLEVLFHFGILGGLLWLWLYGSLFLSVRRPWRKGALSTPMGLFSLASLIYLFLWALFDFRSLHPDWRFFWNFLAGLIAAKPLWMHGPHAEKESSP
- a CDS encoding glycosyltransferase, translating into MTMNPSSRPPRIAVVTFSAGDGGNDKMLVHLAQGLSEQGCAVDFITRTMTAPYLDRLPMQVRRLVIHEASHRDRTRSLGRYVAENAPDVVLSGKRSDREVLEAVRLVKTNTRVFIRVGINLSARYDHRSKLIGWWHLRPLRRLLPQADGILAVSRGVAQDLLRLFKIPSEKIHVVPNPVVTPKMLSEMPPVPSHRFYASSPEVPVVVGMGGLRKAKDFPTLLKAFAIVVQTRPARLLILGRGHLRDKLMALARSLNIAPWTDFPGFVESPYSYLAHAQLFVLSSLWEGSPNVLIEALAMGTPVVATDCPSGPREILQDGRYGRLVPCGNPHAMAQAMLKSLENPPQPSFLKEAVTRYTFAASTHEYLRAFGLLAKVPAKRPCATQDSSGILERNP